The following proteins come from a genomic window of Miscanthus floridulus cultivar M001 chromosome 2, ASM1932011v1, whole genome shotgun sequence:
- the LOC136539338 gene encoding uncharacterized protein, with protein sequence MGLSVVYFAVVQAESEEEGLSIVDFAVVEAESKAEAEGLFVVDLPSLVETEVEVEAEAEAEPEVKAEAKVEAEVESEL encoded by the exons ATGGGGCTCTCCGTCGTCTATTTTGCCGTCGTTC AGGCGGAGTCCGAGGAGGAGGGGCTCTCCATCGTCGATTTTGCCGTCGTTG aggcagagtCAAAGGCCGAGGCAGAGGGGCTCTTCGTCGTTGATTTGCCGTCATTG GTGGAGACAGAGGTGGAGGTTGAGGCTGAGGCGGAGGCGGAGCCGGAGGTCAAGGCTGAGGCGaaggtggaggcggaggtggagtCGGAGCTGTAG